In Methanooceanicella nereidis, a single window of DNA contains:
- a CDS encoding peptidylprolyl isomerase, with the protein MAVQKGDYIKLSFTGKLQNGTIFDTTDANVAKEYGLYNENAKYGPQTVIVGKGFIVPGLDEDLIGQEIGKKTEVTLPPEKGFGIKRLELIETVPVKKFKEPVRPGMRVTMGQQTGMVESVAGGRARINFNSPLAGETLTYQYEVDSIIEGKEERIAATLEMYTGRDIEYSIDGDRVIIEVPKEFTFNQRWGFAKSAIAAQIMELENVNAVIFQETYKKEEAAPEAEVAAEEQSE; encoded by the coding sequence ATGGCAGTTCAGAAAGGAGATTACATTAAGCTTTCATTCACCGGTAAGCTACAGAATGGCACCATATTTGACACCACGGATGCGAACGTGGCAAAGGAATACGGCCTGTATAATGAAAACGCGAAATATGGGCCTCAGACCGTTATCGTCGGAAAGGGCTTCATAGTACCGGGATTAGATGAGGATTTGATCGGACAGGAAATCGGAAAGAAGACCGAGGTGACATTACCGCCCGAGAAGGGATTCGGTATCAAGCGCCTTGAGCTCATCGAGACAGTGCCCGTAAAGAAATTCAAGGAGCCTGTAAGGCCGGGAATGAGAGTCACGATGGGCCAGCAGACCGGCATGGTCGAAAGCGTAGCAGGCGGCAGGGCAAGGATAAACTTCAACTCACCCCTGGCAGGCGAGACGCTTACCTACCAGTACGAGGTAGACTCCATCATCGAAGGCAAAGAGGAAAGGATAGCAGCGACCCTTGAGATGTACACGGGCCGCGACATCGAGTACAGCATAGACGGCGACAGAGTCATCATTGAGGTTCCGAAAGAGTTCACTTTCAACCAGAGATGGGGATTCGCCAAGAGCGCCATAGCCGCACAGATAATGGAACTTGAGAACGTCAACGCAGTCATATTCCAGGAAACTTACAAAAAGGAAGAAGCAGCC